In the genome of Myxococcus stipitatus, one region contains:
- a CDS encoding saccharopine dehydrogenase family protein has protein sequence MHPGDVGREGSIVIVGGYGQVGQAVARALAPAYPGRVRIVGRRESRAKALAASLGEGAQGFAFDVDADAPEPLLADAAVVVMCVDAKDARFAACCLRAGVDYVDVTAKQSLLDAIEGLDALAREAGSNAVLSVGVAPGMTNLLGAWAITGMTSVTRLDLFLRMGAADSHGAAALEWTLDNLAVDFEVFREGQRRRVRGFRERAEVSFPGDARARSAWRFNFPDQRTLARTLSLPTVSTWLCFEPPLLTSLAALAVRWGAARWLGIPWVRRGLMALTGGAGLGPDVCSILARAEGTLASGERVLREASFLGRREAVLTGEVAAEGVRRLLTGHRPGGVFHLERFAEPEVFLRRIEARTPGSRLHGPATVVPRGDVPA, from the coding sequence ATGCATCCGGGAGACGTGGGGCGTGAGGGGTCCATCGTCATCGTGGGCGGCTACGGACAGGTGGGGCAGGCGGTGGCCCGAGCCTTGGCTCCGGCCTACCCCGGGCGCGTGCGAATCGTGGGGCGTCGGGAATCGCGTGCGAAGGCGCTGGCCGCCAGCCTGGGGGAGGGGGCCCAGGGGTTCGCCTTCGACGTGGACGCGGACGCTCCCGAGCCCCTCCTCGCGGACGCCGCCGTGGTGGTGATGTGCGTGGACGCGAAGGATGCTCGCTTCGCGGCGTGTTGCCTTCGGGCGGGGGTCGACTACGTCGATGTGACGGCGAAGCAGTCGCTGTTGGATGCCATCGAGGGGCTCGATGCCCTGGCACGGGAGGCGGGCAGCAACGCGGTGCTCAGTGTCGGCGTGGCGCCGGGCATGACGAACCTGCTGGGCGCTTGGGCCATCACGGGGATGACGTCCGTGACGCGCTTGGACCTCTTCCTGCGGATGGGCGCGGCCGACTCCCACGGCGCGGCGGCGCTGGAGTGGACGCTGGACAACCTCGCGGTGGACTTCGAGGTCTTCCGGGAGGGGCAGCGGCGCCGCGTGCGAGGCTTCCGCGAGCGGGCCGAGGTCTCATTCCCAGGAGACGCTCGCGCCCGGAGCGCCTGGCGCTTCAACTTCCCTGACCAGCGCACGCTGGCTCGGACGCTGTCACTCCCCACCGTGTCGACCTGGCTTTGTTTCGAGCCTCCGCTGCTGACGTCTCTGGCGGCGCTCGCGGTCCGGTGGGGTGCGGCGCGGTGGCTGGGGATTCCCTGGGTGCGCCGGGGGCTCATGGCTCTCACGGGCGGGGCCGGCCTGGGCCCGGATGTCTGTTCCATCCTCGCCAGGGCGGAAGGGACGCTCGCGTCGGGAGAGCGGGTCCTCCGGGAGGCTTCATTCCTGGGCCGTCGGGAGGCGGTCCTCACGGGAGAGGTCGCGGCCGAGGGGGTCCGGCGGTTGCTCACGGGCCACCGCCCGGGCGGGGTCTTTCATCTGGAGCGCTTCGCCGAGCCCGAGGTCTTCCTGCGCCGCATCGAAGCGAGGACTCCGGGCTCTCGGCTCCACGGCCCCGCCACGGTTGTCCCGAGGGGGGACGTGCCGGCTTGA
- a CDS encoding MerR family transcriptional regulator, protein MSGLLYAIGETSRITGLSVKALRLYQEKGLLEPSCVDPSSGYRYYTERDITVAHTLRALRDLRLSLEEIRGVLVELNQGASLAEQLAQVRARLAEEAASAQRSVLALDTLLRHQSQAEAYLRAPPPILERGLPSARVAMHRARGRYSDASVVFPRLLAACGPSIAGAPFCLLHEAEYREDDADISWCVPLAPGATPEGIHVEEVPEVQAATLVHSGPPDSVGPSWARLFAHLHAKERAPATPLRETYLRVETQQGQSWLTELALPWTGKQT, encoded by the coding sequence GTGAGCGGACTGCTGTATGCCATCGGGGAGACGTCGCGCATCACGGGCCTCAGCGTGAAGGCGCTGCGGCTCTATCAGGAGAAGGGACTGCTCGAACCCTCGTGCGTGGACCCATCCTCCGGCTATCGGTACTACACCGAGCGCGACATCACCGTGGCCCACACGCTGCGCGCCCTGAGGGACCTGCGGCTGTCCCTCGAGGAGATTCGGGGCGTGCTCGTGGAGCTGAACCAGGGCGCCTCGCTCGCGGAGCAGCTGGCGCAGGTTCGGGCCCGACTCGCCGAGGAGGCCGCGAGCGCGCAGCGCTCCGTGCTCGCGCTGGACACCTTGCTGCGTCACCAGTCCCAGGCGGAGGCCTATCTGCGTGCGCCTCCGCCCATCCTGGAGAGAGGGCTTCCATCAGCCCGCGTCGCGATGCATCGCGCGCGCGGGCGCTACTCGGATGCGTCGGTGGTCTTCCCTCGGCTGCTGGCCGCGTGTGGTCCCTCCATCGCCGGTGCGCCCTTCTGCCTCCTGCACGAAGCGGAGTACCGCGAGGACGACGCGGACATCTCCTGGTGCGTGCCCCTCGCGCCCGGGGCCACGCCGGAAGGAATCCACGTGGAGGAGGTCCCCGAGGTCCAGGCGGCCACCCTCGTCCACTCGGGGCCTCCTGACTCCGTGGGCCCCTCCTGGGCGCGGCTCTTCGCGCACCTGCACGCGAAGGAGCGCGCTCCGGCGACACCCCTGCGCGAGACGTACCTTCGCGTGGAGACGCAGCAGGGACAGTCCTGGCTCACGGAACTCGCGCTCCCGTGGACCGGGAAGCAGACCTGA
- a CDS encoding alpha/beta hydrolase, which translates to MAVALGALILLVGAALGAWWWMGRALFQPGTVESVLAARGERLEVPEGQATDAPFWQVTPDVRLRHRAVGQGRNIIVIHGGPGLPPVEPWRAATLTSDTLRWHFYDQRGCGESSRPFTSAPTGGTWQAMQDVEARLGLGAQLADLERIRRLLGQERLTLVGHSFGALVAALYAAEWPERVEALVLVAPAPLVTMPAGDGDLFTQVRARLDEPGQQALTEWLKHTFDFPARLKDDEARLSEHFGHFGPLYAQAMQRDHAQARMPGSGAAGGFLSLGLYLSLGRTHDWREWLGRVRAPTLVIHGARDLQPRSATQRVVEALPHARLVELANSGHFPFEEQPEDFAATVRAFLTEVER; encoded by the coding sequence ATGGCGGTTGCACTCGGAGCACTCATCCTGTTGGTCGGCGCGGCGCTCGGCGCCTGGTGGTGGATGGGCCGAGCCCTCTTCCAGCCCGGCACCGTGGAATCCGTTCTCGCCGCGCGCGGAGAGCGCTTGGAGGTCCCCGAAGGACAGGCCACGGATGCTCCGTTCTGGCAGGTGACGCCCGACGTGCGGCTCCGTCACAGGGCCGTGGGACAGGGAAGAAACATCATCGTCATCCATGGAGGCCCGGGCCTGCCTCCCGTGGAGCCGTGGCGCGCGGCGACGCTGACGAGCGACACGCTGCGCTGGCACTTCTACGACCAGCGAGGCTGTGGCGAGTCCTCTCGCCCCTTCACCTCGGCGCCGACGGGAGGCACGTGGCAGGCCATGCAGGACGTCGAGGCACGGCTGGGGCTCGGCGCGCAGCTCGCGGACCTGGAGCGCATCCGGCGCCTGCTCGGACAGGAGCGACTGACGCTGGTGGGACACTCCTTCGGAGCCCTGGTCGCAGCGCTCTACGCGGCGGAGTGGCCGGAGCGAGTCGAGGCCCTCGTGCTGGTCGCCCCCGCGCCCCTGGTGACGATGCCCGCGGGCGACGGGGACCTGTTCACCCAGGTGCGAGCGCGGCTGGATGAGCCCGGACAGCAGGCGCTGACGGAGTGGCTGAAGCACACCTTCGACTTCCCCGCGCGGCTGAAGGATGACGAGGCGCGCCTCTCCGAGCACTTCGGCCACTTCGGTCCGCTGTACGCCCAGGCGATGCAGCGCGACCATGCCCAGGCGCGGATGCCCGGGTCTGGCGCCGCGGGCGGGTTCCTCTCCCTGGGCCTCTACCTGAGCCTGGGCCGCACCCACGACTGGCGCGAGTGGCTGGGCCGGGTGCGCGCGCCGACACTCGTCATCCACGGCGCCAGGGACCTGCAGCCGCGCTCCGCCACGCAGCGCGTGGTAGAAGCCCTGCCCCACGCGCGCCTGGTGGAGCTGGCGAACAGCGGGCACTTCCCCTTCGAGGAGCAACCCGAGGACTTCGCGGCCACGGTGCGCGCCTTCCTCACGGAGGTCGAGCGGTGA
- a CDS encoding alpha-ketoglutarate-dependent dioxygenase AlkB yields MSELRSIPLGESCEVVVGQLPRELVPDAKGFQSLWELHPSEFHEIMIHGRQVRTPRWQQAYGADYHYTGRVNRALPLVAPMEAWLAWSRETFDVRLNGLLLNWYDGTAGHYIGKHRDSDLHRVEGSPIVTLSFGEDRAFRMRPWRGEGFTDIPAVNGGVIVIPWATNRAFTHEVPASARARGRRISVTLRAFDT; encoded by the coding sequence ATGAGCGAGCTTCGGTCCATCCCTCTCGGCGAGTCGTGTGAGGTCGTGGTGGGGCAACTGCCGCGCGAGCTGGTGCCCGACGCCAAGGGCTTCCAGTCCCTCTGGGAGCTCCATCCGAGCGAGTTCCACGAAATCATGATTCACGGCCGGCAGGTCCGCACGCCGCGTTGGCAGCAGGCCTACGGCGCCGACTATCACTACACGGGCCGGGTCAACCGGGCGCTGCCGCTGGTCGCGCCGATGGAGGCGTGGCTGGCGTGGTCGCGAGAGACGTTCGACGTCCGCCTCAATGGGCTCCTCTTGAACTGGTACGACGGCACGGCAGGGCACTACATCGGCAAGCATCGCGACAGCGACCTCCACCGCGTCGAGGGCTCTCCCATCGTGACGCTCTCCTTCGGCGAAGACCGCGCGTTCCGGATGCGGCCATGGCGAGGCGAGGGGTTCACCGACATCCCCGCGGTGAACGGCGGCGTCATCGTGATTCCGTGGGCGACGAACCGGGCCTTCACGCACGAGGTGCCGGCGTCCGCGCGTGCTCGCGGACGGCGGATTTCGGTGACGCTGCGAGCCTTCGACACCTGA
- a CDS encoding FMN-dependent NADH-azoreductase yields the protein MARILHLDSSARPGASGQTPHGSHSRRLSSRFVTRWQASRPGDTVVYRDVGQSPPAPVTGPWIHAAFTAPEKREPWMKAVLAESDALVDELLGADLIVAGVPMYNFNVPAQFKAYIDNIVRVGRTFGFDRSRAGDPYWPLLTEAHKKLVILTSRGDFGYGRGERLEAMNHVEPSIRTAFGYIGITDVNSVAIEYDEFGGERLQRSIALAEGQVDALVARMLREWTPHHPLPAPPPVERLQALHGP from the coding sequence ATGGCCAGGATTCTTCACCTCGATTCGAGCGCCCGCCCAGGTGCCTCCGGGCAGACGCCCCACGGCTCCCACTCGCGCCGGCTGTCCTCCCGCTTCGTCACCCGTTGGCAGGCAAGCCGTCCGGGCGACACCGTCGTCTACCGTGACGTCGGGCAGAGTCCTCCCGCCCCCGTGACGGGTCCCTGGATTCATGCGGCCTTCACCGCGCCCGAGAAGCGCGAGCCCTGGATGAAGGCCGTGCTCGCGGAGAGCGACGCCTTGGTGGACGAGCTGCTCGGCGCGGACCTCATCGTCGCGGGCGTGCCCATGTACAACTTCAACGTGCCCGCGCAGTTCAAGGCGTACATCGACAACATCGTCCGCGTGGGCCGCACGTTCGGGTTCGACCGCTCACGCGCCGGGGACCCCTACTGGCCCCTGCTGACCGAGGCCCACAAGAAGCTCGTCATCCTCACCTCCCGTGGAGACTTCGGCTACGGGCGCGGCGAGCGGCTCGAAGCCATGAACCACGTCGAGCCGAGCATCCGCACCGCGTTCGGCTACATCGGCATCACGGACGTGAACTCCGTCGCCATCGAGTACGACGAGTTCGGCGGTGAGCGGCTCCAGCGCTCCATCGCCCTCGCGGAGGGACAGGTCGATGCGCTCGTCGCGAGGATGCTCCGCGAGTGGACGCCGCACCATCCGCTCCCGGCACCGCCCCCCGTCGAGCGGCTGCAGGCGCTCCACGGCCCGTGA
- the gcvA gene encoding transcriptional regulator GcvA, translated as MRDLPPLSALRAFEAAARHLSFKMAADELAVTPTAISHQVRQLEEWLGLRLFERHVRRVVLTKEGKELFPSMREGFDTLVRGIDALRAPPAQEVLTLSSTVAFTSKWLVPRVPAFRDACPGMDLRLHASDEAVDLRTGGVDLAIRYGRGAYEGLRSELLFQDRFAPVCSPRLGVKGVEDLARHPLIHFEWRRVDEVTPTWGRWFASAGRRYQAAGGELRFSDESHAIQAAIAGQGIAMVSLVLVAEELASGALVQPFGPELEGFAYHLVHLETPRHAERLAPIRQWLRSEAKKTEARAPVRKRKVSTSRRR; from the coding sequence ATGAGGGACCTTCCACCGCTGTCGGCGCTCCGAGCCTTCGAGGCGGCCGCGAGACACCTGAGTTTCAAGATGGCCGCGGACGAGCTCGCGGTGACGCCGACGGCCATCAGCCATCAGGTCCGTCAGCTGGAGGAATGGCTGGGGCTGCGGCTCTTCGAGCGTCACGTGCGTCGGGTGGTCCTGACGAAGGAGGGGAAGGAGCTCTTCCCCTCGATGCGGGAGGGCTTCGACACGCTGGTGCGAGGCATCGACGCGCTCCGGGCGCCTCCCGCGCAGGAGGTGCTCACGCTCTCGTCCACGGTGGCCTTCACATCGAAGTGGCTGGTGCCGCGCGTGCCGGCGTTCAGGGACGCGTGTCCGGGGATGGACCTGCGGCTGCATGCCTCGGACGAAGCGGTGGACCTCCGGACGGGTGGCGTGGACCTGGCCATCCGCTACGGCCGAGGGGCATATGAGGGACTGCGCTCGGAGCTGCTGTTCCAAGACCGCTTCGCGCCGGTGTGCAGTCCGCGCCTGGGCGTGAAGGGCGTGGAGGACCTGGCGCGCCATCCGCTCATCCACTTCGAGTGGCGCCGGGTCGACGAGGTGACGCCGACATGGGGGCGATGGTTCGCGAGCGCGGGCCGGCGCTACCAGGCCGCGGGCGGAGAGCTGCGCTTCTCGGATGAGTCACACGCCATCCAGGCGGCCATCGCGGGGCAGGGCATCGCGATGGTGAGCCTCGTGCTCGTCGCGGAGGAGCTGGCCAGCGGCGCGCTCGTGCAGCCCTTCGGGCCGGAGCTGGAGGGCTTTGCCTATCACCTCGTCCACCTGGAGACGCCCCGCCATGCCGAGCGGCTGGCGCCCATCCGTCAGTGGCTGCGCTCCGAAGCGAAGAAGACCGAGGCACGCGCTCCGGTGCGCAAGCGGAAGGTGAGCACCTCCCGGCGGCGCTGA
- a CDS encoding phytanoyl-CoA dioxygenase family protein produces MDWRETFIQELRREGFALRPQAASPELLSLLESAFPPASTESSLTHRRGGQRNVLDVPAAVTAASDDLGVRALARSVLGKDCFVARALLFDKTAEANWKVRWHQDLTIAVREQREAPGFGPWTHKEGVTHTLAPDSLLTRMLALRIHLDDCGEENGPVRVLPGTHLQGRLTEADIDDRKARIPPVTCLANRGDVLAFHPLLLHASSPATKPGHRRVLHLEFAAAELPDGLEWRWKV; encoded by the coding sequence ATGGACTGGCGAGAGACCTTCATCCAGGAGCTGCGCCGCGAGGGGTTCGCGCTCCGCCCGCAGGCCGCTTCGCCTGAACTCCTGTCACTGCTGGAGAGTGCCTTTCCGCCGGCGAGCACCGAGTCCTCGCTGACACACCGGCGCGGTGGGCAGCGCAACGTCCTCGATGTCCCCGCGGCCGTCACAGCTGCCTCGGATGACCTGGGGGTCCGCGCCCTCGCGCGGTCCGTGCTGGGCAAGGATTGTTTCGTGGCCAGGGCCCTGCTGTTCGACAAGACCGCCGAGGCCAACTGGAAGGTCCGCTGGCATCAGGACCTCACCATCGCCGTCCGCGAGCAACGCGAGGCCCCCGGCTTCGGCCCCTGGACGCACAAAGAAGGCGTTACGCACACACTTGCGCCAGACTCACTGCTCACCCGGATGCTGGCCTTGCGAATCCATCTCGATGACTGCGGTGAGGAAAACGGACCCGTCCGAGTCCTCCCCGGCACCCACCTTCAGGGACGGCTCACCGAGGCGGACATCGACGACAGGAAGGCGCGCATCCCCCCCGTGACGTGTCTCGCGAACCGAGGCGACGTGCTCGCGTTCCATCCCCTGCTGCTGCACGCCTCCTCGCCCGCGACGAAGCCCGGCCACCGGCGAGTGCTCCACCTGGAGTTCGCCGCCGCGGAGCTGCCGGACGGGCTCGAATGGCGGTGGAAGGTCTGA
- a CDS encoding putative metal-binding motif-containing protein, translating into MKRSGTWFVAAVSLLMGCGVPSPEGVLDRRRLPLAIEYPDSYTVGCIQVSEQSGSGATVVLETVSDFGARTPPLRLSPLLSLDWSEGAKLVITAHEQTCDGNVVARGEVEYPGMGPRYEHDVSLAIHDADRDGYMDGARAREFPGTDCDDAVAARAPGLKEVCDSLDNNCDGVVNEGLPALYRDMDGDGEGALGETEASIVCGDPASRPGYVANHLDCEDGDPKVSKAGIEICDAIDNDCDGAVDEGITCGGTLKEVTDYHLKNPAGGGVWKTVASAPSGYPVWVAGEGGRLMVRKARGMKFENFSYGVEAGTSDSPDGSPRATGKYCSDGNVDWNAAWVDSEGWVYLGGSNGQLAIHDGQTCRYQKTMPQRQSVVGMVGYEVGVDVTSVHLATADGGLYYWRTWEWTRDNAPIDFQNGRDNFANYTGLIGTTSEDGVLLVSMKRGGSAGQPGVMRYDTVRSLLVQENLAPASIQGAMNDVAGSPIGAACAVGDSGGVWTWVSGNQWTQVPPPLGVTADFSSVVKSPGGDFYIVDKSPQGQLRRLTKYNTWATTPRLPDPDAPLFDISMTTAGEFWIVGRGRVYHYPEP; encoded by the coding sequence ATGAAGCGCTCAGGTACGTGGTTCGTGGCGGCGGTGTCCCTGCTCATGGGGTGCGGTGTCCCTTCTCCCGAGGGGGTCCTGGATCGGCGGCGGCTCCCGCTCGCCATCGAGTATCCCGACAGCTACACGGTGGGCTGCATCCAGGTCTCGGAGCAGTCAGGATCCGGTGCGACCGTCGTGTTGGAGACGGTCTCTGACTTCGGCGCCAGGACTCCTCCGTTGAGGCTCTCGCCCCTGCTCTCGCTTGACTGGAGTGAGGGTGCGAAGCTGGTCATCACGGCGCATGAGCAGACTTGCGACGGGAACGTCGTCGCCAGGGGCGAAGTGGAATACCCTGGCATGGGGCCGCGGTATGAGCACGACGTGTCGCTGGCGATTCATGACGCGGACCGTGATGGCTACATGGACGGGGCCCGTGCGCGTGAGTTTCCGGGCACGGACTGTGACGACGCTGTCGCGGCGAGGGCTCCCGGCCTGAAAGAGGTCTGTGACAGCCTCGACAACAACTGTGACGGGGTCGTCAATGAAGGACTCCCGGCTTTGTATCGCGACATGGATGGAGACGGAGAGGGGGCGCTGGGAGAAACGGAGGCGTCCATCGTCTGTGGGGACCCGGCGTCTCGGCCTGGCTACGTGGCGAACCACCTGGACTGCGAGGACGGCGACCCCAAGGTCAGCAAGGCGGGAATCGAGATTTGTGACGCCATCGACAACGACTGCGACGGCGCCGTCGATGAGGGCATCACGTGCGGCGGAACGCTGAAGGAGGTCACCGACTACCACCTGAAGAACCCCGCTGGCGGGGGTGTGTGGAAGACGGTGGCGTCGGCACCCAGTGGTTACCCGGTCTGGGTTGCGGGGGAGGGGGGCCGGCTGATGGTTCGCAAGGCACGGGGCATGAAGTTCGAGAACTTCAGCTACGGCGTCGAAGCGGGCACGAGCGATTCTCCGGATGGAAGTCCACGTGCCACCGGCAAGTACTGCTCGGATGGCAATGTCGATTGGAACGCTGCCTGGGTGGACTCGGAAGGGTGGGTCTATCTGGGGGGCTCGAATGGTCAGCTTGCCATCCACGATGGGCAGACGTGTCGGTATCAGAAGACGATGCCTCAGCGGCAGAGCGTGGTGGGAATGGTGGGCTACGAGGTTGGTGTGGACGTCACGTCCGTGCATCTCGCGACGGCGGATGGTGGCCTGTATTACTGGAGGACCTGGGAGTGGACGAGGGACAATGCGCCTATTGACTTCCAGAATGGCCGCGACAACTTCGCGAACTACACGGGCCTCATCGGGACAACGTCAGAGGATGGGGTTCTCCTGGTGTCGATGAAGCGGGGCGGAAGTGCTGGCCAGCCAGGTGTCATGCGCTACGACACGGTTCGAAGCCTGTTGGTTCAAGAGAACCTGGCGCCCGCCTCGATACAAGGGGCGATGAACGATGTTGCCGGCTCTCCCATCGGCGCAGCCTGTGCCGTGGGAGACTCGGGCGGTGTCTGGACCTGGGTGTCTGGGAATCAGTGGACGCAAGTGCCGCCACCTCTCGGCGTGACGGCGGACTTCAGCAGCGTTGTGAAGTCGCCGGGCGGCGACTTCTACATCGTCGACAAGAGCCCACAGGGACAGCTGCGTCGCCTGACGAAATACAACACCTGGGCAACCACGCCACGGCTGCCCGATCCGGATGCCCCCTTGTTCGACATCTCGATGACCACCGCGGGGGAGTTCTGGATCGTGGGACGAGGCCGCGTGTACCACTATCCAGAACCGTGA
- a CDS encoding helix-turn-helix transcriptional regulator — translation MSDFVTWRDARGAFRLLDELKQVGHDTLAWRRHLLTGLSSLVGAQVGLSAETPEGGLLAPPRHLGAVDLGWGTHSDRRTWMQVCERPEAELDPSDERISALGVRSFTLHRRELASDQRWYKSIIFNEHYRPARLNHYLLSVLHVPEYRAMHFVFLFRAHSDRPFDERERQLVGHLHGELGLLWKEASEVQLPRRLQQTLSLFQAGCGEKEVADRLGISPKTVHDYSKALHKRLKVRSRAELLARAASLPRPPRLLMQDEDAVGPAGRV, via the coding sequence ATGTCCGACTTCGTCACGTGGCGGGACGCGCGCGGTGCCTTCCGGTTGCTCGATGAGTTGAAGCAGGTGGGCCATGACACGCTGGCATGGCGGCGCCATCTGCTCACCGGACTGAGCTCGCTCGTGGGGGCGCAGGTGGGGCTCTCGGCGGAGACGCCAGAGGGAGGACTCCTGGCGCCGCCGCGTCACCTGGGCGCGGTCGACCTGGGCTGGGGAACCCACTCCGACCGGCGCACCTGGATGCAGGTGTGCGAGCGTCCCGAGGCGGAGCTGGACCCCTCGGATGAGCGCATCTCGGCGCTGGGCGTGCGCTCGTTCACGCTCCACCGGCGGGAGCTCGCGAGTGACCAGCGCTGGTACAAGTCCATCATCTTCAACGAGCACTACCGGCCCGCCCGGCTCAATCACTATCTCCTGTCCGTGCTCCACGTGCCCGAGTACCGCGCGATGCACTTCGTCTTCTTGTTCAGGGCCCACTCAGACCGCCCCTTCGACGAGCGTGAGCGGCAGCTCGTCGGGCACCTGCACGGTGAGCTGGGGTTGCTCTGGAAGGAGGCGAGCGAGGTCCAGCTGCCGCGTCGACTCCAGCAGACGCTGTCCCTGTTCCAGGCGGGCTGTGGTGAGAAGGAGGTGGCGGACCGGCTGGGCATCAGTCCCAAGACGGTGCACGACTACAGCAAGGCCCTGCACAAGCGCTTGAAGGTGCGCAGCCGCGCGGAGCTGCTCGCGAGAGCGGCGTCCCTGCCTCGACCGCCACGACTGTTGATGCAGGACGAAGACGCCGTGGGGCCCGCTGGAAGGGTCTGA
- a CDS encoding TetR/AcrR family transcriptional regulator gives MAKRPSRSPRKQSSAEPQTRRRGAELEEALLRAAAEELLESGYAELTMDKVAARAGTNKNALYRRWPHRLGLGIAAYRQLARTVPPPDTGTLRGDVLEMLRRANRHWSSPLGAILRELLAAAGGAAEMLAQLPEQANDSGAALWLAILARAVARGEAAPQSLHPRVATVAIVLLRNEFVVRGVPSAPDDVLVEIVDEVFLPLVRRRGTK, from the coding sequence ATGGCGAAGCGTCCGAGTCGAAGTCCCAGGAAGCAGTCCAGTGCCGAGCCCCAGACGCGCCGACGTGGCGCGGAGCTGGAGGAAGCCCTCCTGCGAGCCGCCGCGGAGGAGCTCCTCGAGTCGGGCTACGCCGAGCTCACGATGGACAAGGTCGCCGCGCGAGCGGGGACGAACAAGAACGCGCTCTATCGTCGGTGGCCGCACCGACTGGGGCTGGGCATCGCCGCCTACCGACAGCTGGCGCGGACCGTCCCGCCTCCGGATACGGGCACCCTGCGCGGCGACGTCCTCGAGATGCTGCGCCGGGCGAACCGGCACTGGAGCTCTCCCCTCGGGGCCATCCTGCGCGAGCTGCTGGCCGCGGCGGGGGGCGCGGCGGAGATGCTGGCGCAGTTGCCTGAGCAGGCCAACGACTCGGGCGCCGCCCTCTGGCTGGCCATCCTGGCCCGAGCGGTCGCTCGTGGAGAAGCCGCCCCCCAGTCCCTGCATCCCCGCGTCGCGACCGTGGCCATCGTGCTGCTGCGCAATGAGTTCGTGGTGCGCGGAGTCCCCTCCGCGCCTGACGATGTCCTGGTCGAAATCGTCGACGAGGTGTTCCTGCCACTCGTGCGTCGGCGCGGGACGAAGTGA
- a CDS encoding dihydrofolate reductase family protein — protein sequence MDPRTPAPIRRRLFVSLIVSLDGYIEGPNHELDWFLDGDPQFEQYCDEMLDSVGVALYGRRSYELMVSYWPDAEKNPRTERDLAFARKMNALPKVVLSRTLEHATWRNTRILKDDVLEHLTALKREPGKPLVAWAGAGLVGTLTRLGLVDEYRLIVHPVLLGGGTPWFRDIPGTHRLNLVRTTQLGKGLTVLCYEPVRP from the coding sequence ATGGACCCGAGAACTCCAGCGCCCATCCGCCGCCGTTTGTTCGTCTCCCTCATCGTGTCCCTCGATGGCTACATCGAAGGTCCGAACCATGAGCTGGACTGGTTCCTCGACGGAGACCCGCAGTTCGAGCAGTACTGCGATGAGATGCTCGACTCGGTCGGCGTCGCGCTCTACGGGCGGCGCTCGTACGAGCTGATGGTGAGCTACTGGCCCGACGCGGAGAAGAACCCTCGGACGGAGCGCGACCTCGCCTTCGCCCGGAAGATGAACGCGCTGCCCAAGGTCGTCCTCTCGCGGACGCTGGAGCACGCGACCTGGCGCAACACGCGCATCCTCAAGGACGACGTCCTGGAGCACCTCACCGCGCTCAAGCGCGAGCCCGGCAAGCCGCTCGTCGCATGGGCGGGTGCCGGCCTGGTCGGCACGCTGACGCGGCTGGGCCTGGTGGATGAGTACCGGCTCATCGTCCACCCCGTGCTGCTCGGCGGCGGGACGCCGTGGTTCCGAGACATTCCCGGGACACACAGGCTGAACCTGGTGCGCACCACGCAGCTCGGAAAGGGCCTCACCGTGCTGTGTTATGAGCCGGTCCGACCATGA